A stretch of DNA from Prinia subflava isolate CZ2003 ecotype Zambia chromosome 9, Cam_Psub_1.2, whole genome shotgun sequence:
caaaaattaggattgaaaataataaaatgctgtCATGCAATAATAAAGGTTGAATAAATACAACTACaagtaattaaaatacaaatacaagTAATTAAAATGCAATAAGAAGAGTAATAGTAGCATTATTAAAATTGCCATGTCCTCagcttccccttctcccccttgACTCTCCTTTCATGCAGAAGAACccccccaggcagcagcacacacaccccTATGCCCCCCACACCACTTGTACCAGCTCCAAAGTCCCTCTTCTCTTCCGGGGAAATGTACAGCCCCCAACATTCCAATTCAAATGAAAGTATCCCAAATAAATCCAGCGCCTACAACCCCCTGAGCAGGAAATATGGGTCATTTAGGGTCTCTTACCCAGCCTTCCCCCACTCCATAAGGATCATTTAGGGTCTCTCACTCACCCCCACTCCATTTTTCCAGCTGGTTCCCAATTCCCTTGGATATCCAATGCCAACATCCCATCCTCCACCTCGCCTGTGCCACCTGTCCTGGCCAGGCAGCTTTGCCTGGCGACCCCCCAGCCCCAGATGCtgcaaaagcaacaaaaccccTGGGAAATTCAAACCAGGGGAAGAGAGCAGGTCTGGGATTGGGAGAGCTCCCCATCCATGTGGTGGGACACCATCCATCTCCAGTGGCTTTCCATGAGAGCCACCACCCCAGGGAGCCAAGGTGGCACAGCCGACACCCCAACAAGCCCAAGAACCACGCACAGGTCAAGGATGGGCGCCTGATTCCCAGTAAATTCCTGTATTCCCACGGAAGCACGAGGCTGAGCGAGGCAGCAGCCAAGGGAAAGCCTCACCTCACGCATCCAGAGGCTGAAGGGCCTCTGCCAGGAGTCCTTCTTCTCCAGGTGCAGGTAGGCGTTGAAGAGGATGAGGAAGATGTAGCGCTCCAGGTACTGCAGGCTCCTCAGCCGCAGCGTCCGCGTCTCCCTCTCATCCTTGCCCGACCTTCCCTGCAAGGAAAAGCGGCCTGGCTGAGGCACCCGTGGcacccagtgctgggagagcacCCCCGGGGAGatcctgcatcccagccccaCCCACAGCTCGGGGAGAAGCCGTGGGAAGGGTATGGGAAGAGGGAGGAACATTCTGGGGACAAAAATAAGCGCGTCCTTCCAGCCCACTCTGGCCAGGGCTTGGCACTCCAGGCTCTCATTTCCTTGTGGTTTCCAGAGGGTAACAACATTCCCAGAGCTCAAAAATAGGTGAGAGATGGCTAAATGTGGGGGCCAGGAGCAGGAATAGACAGCCAGGTGCAAACTGTACCCCAAACCATGAGTTCCTGGACTGTAAAGCACTTCCCCAGGGACAAATATCTCCCTTGaaggcattcccacctggattcAGCCTCTGTTTCCAGAGGAAGAGAAGCTCTGAGGTTGGTGGCCATTACATCTCCCAGTactgttttatatatataaatcataAATATCTATGTTTTATACATACTATAATGTTCATgcattatttacatttattgttttattattgTATGTAATTATGCAGTGATTTTTGATTCATTTTATTATTGCCATTATTTTAAGCCCTGCATGCTGCCCTTTCTAGGAATTCATAAATACTTAAATAAATCAGAGCCCTGATCCCACAGGCCATCCCAAAAGGCAGCAATTCCtcactccagccctgcccttagGAAAGGTGTCTCCTCCACATGTGTGTGCCAGTATTTGCAGAGAGAAATCCTATTATCCTGTTGTTTATCTTGGTACTGTATTAccctatttatttttcattctgttatCCTATTATTTACCATGTTGTTATATTatcctatttattttttatcctattatcctatttttttttattctatgttatttttcttctgttacttATCATTTTATTCTGTCATCCTATTTAGTTTTCTTCTATTATCCAGTTTTCTTCCATTACACTATTACTTCTCATTTTGTTCTATTatcctatttatttttcttctattatctTATTATTTACCATCTTACTATCTTATCATTTATCTTGTATCCCATTGTTTATATTTCCCTACGTTTTCCTGGGTTTTTCCTCCCAGTTAGGGGTGGAAAGAAGtcagaacaaaccaaaccaagtccccaaaacaccttttccttcccttctgtttGCCCTAACGCTGAAGAGCATCTCCCAGCAGGCTCCCAAACCTCCAATAATTCACATcattctcttctccaagctgccCATCACTgaggaaacaacaaaaaataaattaaaattaaagcattttGCTCAGGGCCAAATCAAATGggatggatggagcagccaAGAGGGAAGTACAAGCTCCAGTGACAAGAGGCTCTTCCTTGAGCAGAGTGAGTGGATGAAACCTTCCTTATCTCGCCTTCCCAGCAGGCTGGAAATGGGATACAGCCCAGGATCACCCCTGTGCTGGTCCTGACAGCTGAGCAGGTGAAACTCCCCACGTGGCCACACCCCCATAGTAAAGGAGGGAAagccaaaattaaattaaagtaCTTATCctgaacaaaataaattaataaaactaaATGTGGCCATAATTAATAATTGCTACATCTGCAAATGGTTAGGTCTCCAGAGGttttctctcccagctcccccagaAACAGCAGAGGATCTCAGGAAGCAGGAGGCAAacccccagggagctgcagatgtCCCTGGGTGAGGGAACATTCTGGTTATGCTTGCCTCCATCAATCGTTGGCAGCATTAACTGCAAACACAGATCgatggcagctggagcaggagctgaagggaTGTGGCACAAACCATCCCAGGAACAACACCAGGCCCTGGTGTTGGCGTCCCTCCCAAGGCCCTGGGATATAGTTGTTTAAAATACCCCAAATCTGACCAAAATAATCCCTTTTGCTTCTCCATCAGCTCCACTGAGGCTCCCAAGTGGTGAGTGGTCCCTCCCTCCCAAGCAGGGCTGTGGACCACAGGCTCAGCTGCCCATGGACGAGCCCGTTCCTGGGGATGGCTCACGTTCCCAAAGCCCGATCTCCTTCCCAAACTCGGAGGAGCCAGAGGAGGTTTGGGGCTGGAGGCGGAGCGGGACAGGCCGGTCCTGCCCTCTGCCGGGCATGGAAGGGATGCCGGGGAGAGGAGGCTGCATCGGCTGCGGGATGCAGGAGCTCCCCGGGGATGCTCTCCCAGCATGGGAGCCACAGAGGGGCAGGActctgggacagcacaggatgTGGGGCAGCCACCGTGACCACGAGAGCCCCGGCACCGCTCTGGTGACACGGCAGAGAGCTCCAGAGCccggctgcagcccctggaatCGCCGGTGCCAGTGGGAAGGGCGGGGCTCACCTGGCGGTAGGTGCAGATGATGATTTCCCGCAGGTGGTAATGCATGGGGGTCATGGTCTCGCTGACCGTGTCCAGGGCCATGTCCACCTCCTTCTTCATGCGGTGACCatcaggcaggagctgcaccacCTTCATCACCACCTGGAGcacgggcagcagcagcagggcttcaccaggagcctccctgccctgccccaccacCCAGGAGAGGATCCAGCCCCTCCAAACaagcagctgtggctgaaggTAGCAGGGGGAGAGCCCTAAAACAGAGCCAGCCCCAGGACTCACCTCGAACTCCCCCTTGGTGTACTTGGCATCGGGCACACTGACGATTTCCTCCTCACTCATCTCAGGGATGCCCTGGGGTGGCCAGAAGGGACCAGGTCATTACAGGCTGCACAAAAATGCAgagcctgtgcccagcccaccaggacccccagcaTCCCCCTCTTGCCACTGCCAGGCACGGAACATGAGAATTTTACCCTGCCCATGGAGGGAGCCACATGTCTGGACAGACAGAGGGCTGTtccaggccctggcacagggtgcccagagcagctgtggctgcccctggatccctggaagtgcccaaggccaggttggagggggcttggagcagcctgagacagtggaaggtgtccctgcccacagcaaagGGGTGGAACGAGATGAGCCTTGAGGTTCCTTCTGacccaaaatattttgtgattccACGATCTCCCCTGCCCTTAACCCTTCATCTTGGGGTGGGAGCTCTCAGAAAGAGGGTAAAGGCTCACCAGGAACTCACCTGGACTTGTGGAGCTCACTGGGAGTCAGGCACAGCTAGTGACAACAGATGCCCACCCCACATccaccctggccctgcccaCACTCCTTTCACCCCTCTGGCTGTGACACAGCTGCCATGGGCTCTCCAGAGCTTCCCTAGGAACCCCTCCAGGGCTTGTTGCAGCCCCCTGTTCTCACATTAAAGTGCCAGAGGGTGAGGACAGCGATGACCATGGCCGTGGTGGTCCTGCCCCGGCCACTGGAGCAGTTGAACACGAAGGCTGCTCGCGAGTCCTTGGCCAGGGCGCTCTTCATGGCCTCCAGCAGCCGGTCAAAGTCCTGCCGGGATGAAGCCAGTGGGTTTTTAGGGATGTCACACTTCCTCACCTCAGGGTCCCCTCTGTCCTACAGCTTCCAGGCTGAAATCCCACCTTCCTTGCTGCCTGATCCACCCATGCCCACCTGAAAACACACGGCCTCTGCATGCAGCACCTCCTGGGGatccccccctgccctggccagcaCTGAGCAGCCAAGTGACATTCCTGCACAGCATCAGGGCTGGCTTGGGACggaggcagcagcaccatccCCTCCCTGGGGTACCTGCTCCTTGGGAGCACAGAAGTCAGGGATGGGGATGCGGCAGTAGGTGAGTCCCTGGCAGGAATTCTTCTGCTGGCTGAATATCTCCTGCGTGGTCAGGCAGCTCTTGAACATCTTCATCTGCTTCTCTGCCTCCAGGTACACCTCCAGCCACTTCTGGCACTTCAGCAGGTCCCCCTTCAGGGTAGCCTCCAGTTTCTGCAGAGGATGGAGAAACCCCACTGTAACACCTGCCCCTCCTAATTTTTGCAGGATTTTAATCAATGTTATTGGGTGCAGGcgaaaaccccaaaccccacaccaGGTCCTGGCCACCAGTTCTGCCCAGGTCCCTCTGTGCTTGATGGGAGCCCCAGGAGCATCATTTCCCACCATAGAGGGCAGTTCCTCCATGcagccacactgctgctggcagccaagCTCCTCCACTGCCTGTCTCCCCTGGAAATCCAGCTGGGAACATCCGCTCCCCTTTCCCCAGATGCCTTTTACCCTTGCTCTCAAGGCATGCTAGAAATTCTTCCAGGGCAGATCTCTGATTTGCTCCCTTGttcccaaaggaaaacaaaaccagcagctccagagggtgAGGAACTATCAAAGCCTGTGGAAATCACCCCTGAGAGTTCCTGGGAACCTCCACAGCCTCCAGCATCTCCCTGAGctcacctccagctgctggggcgaggcagcaggcacagggatcagctcctccaggagccCAGGCTCCCGCAGCGTGTAGATCTGCTCATTCCCTTCCAGGACCGCTTCCTCCCGGAGGCTGATCCACACAATGTGGGAGTGCTTCCTCTTGGCATCCGTCAGGTACTGCAGGACGCTCCCCAGGGCCTGAGGGCAGGGTGGGCAAGGGTGATTGGGGGGCTGGGAGCCCGGCGTGGGCTCCCTGCCCGACGCGGGATCGTGTTCCCCAccttggagctgggctgtgccgtGCCATAGACGGGCATTTTCGGCACCCTGCGGAAGTTGGCCACACTCATCTCCTTGGCAGTGCTCAGCACATCCGGGCAGAACCGCTCGTCTGCCACCTGGAACAGAGCAAGGGCAAGGAAtgccccttcccaccctcagGTTTGCAGCACAGCCATGGGCCCTGCTCAGGACAAGCCCCCAGACCCTTccaacagcagcacccagggttCACAGCCCCACATGGAGGGGACAAGCTTTTCTTGCAGCACAAGGCAccaacagccccagctccttcatCCCACCCAGAAAccatggagctgcagcccaggttCACATCATGGGATGCTCCAGACACATCCACATACTCAGGGATCTCTGGCCACATTTGTACTCACATAggttgggctggaagggactttaaaacCATCTAGTTCCACCCTTGCTGAGGGTGCCCATGGGAGATACCCTTTAAGATTAGGGTGAGAAGAACTTTCCTCCCATGGGCCTCTGCAGTCACATGTTAATGTTCCTTAGGTTTCATTCTTTCATTGGTTTGTTAAGTTTATGTCACCCTGTTACCATATATGCACACCTGCCAGAATGTTCTCCCTTCCCTTGGACcccactgggttttttttttggttacttTTGGTTACTACTGGGTTACTTTTCCCACAGTACCACACCCCTGTGACCCCATCAGTCCCCCCGGTTCCTGGCCACCCCTCTGCACCACGTTTCCCTATCCCTATTGGACCTTGACCCTCAGAAACACCCCTTCCATCAGGTAAATAACCCTGGATCCTTGAgccccctcctggctgctgtccctggaacACATCCGAGGCTGTATCCATGATGCAGACAACAAACAGCGCTCGTGTTTCCACAGGGGACCCCATCCCCTCGCCTTTATCCCCGGCTCTCAGGGACACGCAGCAGCACcgtgctgcaggtgccagcagcacctggacCCAAACCAGGGCTCGCCCACCCCTCCAGGCCTCTGTGAGGGCAGGAAGGCGCCGTGCCCACCCCTGCTGCTCACTCACCAGCACGCGCGCGCCCTTGGTGACGAGCTCGGCGCTGACGGTGAGCTCCGAGCAGTCCATGCCCGCCTGCAGCCGGTACAGCTCCGGGTGCCGGCACATCCACCTGCTGAAGCTGAGGGCAAAGCCCAGGGGGAACTGCCAGGGGAGGGATGCACCAtcagcctgggctctgctccccctcTGCCCACCGCCCCCTGAGAAAACCTGCTTGGAAATCTCCTGCCCTTCCAGGCAAAACAGAAGAGGGCAAGGAAGGTGGGTTCGGGGCTGTTCTGGCGGGTTTTACCTGCTCGTGAAGGTAGTAGTTGAAAGCAATCAGGTAGAAATAGCGTTCAAGGCTCTGCAGAGTCCTCTGGAGGAAATACTCTTTggtgctgctcccctggaaGAGAAGGACAGAGAATCTGTGATGTTCAGTGCTGACCagtcctgcagcccccagcagaCCAGGAGGCTGGGAAAAAGCCCTACAGACATTTTGTATGagctgttttgatttttttaatgaaaacatttccagtTTCCCATATTGAATGATGCTGAAAGGCACAAATTCACATTTCAGCTCAAAACAAAAGTTTCTCCTTAGCACAAGGACACACTGGGAACAGTTCCAACCAGTCCATGCTGTCACATGGACTCACTGTCCAGTTGGGAGATTCAAACACaaggggatggggatggaaaATGCAAGGTCCTGCCCCAATTCCAGCCATCTCCATGGCCTTTGGATGAAATGCTCAGGCAGTGGCATCCCTGGGAAGAGAGGACCCCATCCCAGTCACACACCCTGCAATATCCTTAATTTCCAAGGGTCTGCCCTTTCCATGTCCAGGAGCATCCTGATGCCTATGTTTCCTGCAAGCTCTCATCCTCTTTATCATCACACCCACAAGACAGGCATATTCTCTACCACAGCTAtcccctcccagggaggaaacTCAAACCCTCGGGATTTTCCGTAATTCAGAAACCTCGGGGCAGGAGGGTTGTACCTCTGAGCATCCCATCCCACAAATCAACCTGGCACCAGGTAAGGAACACCCAGCATGGCATCCACAAACATCCCAGAGGGCCTGTTGGAACCCATTTCCCAGGCTAGGATGGAAATCCCTGCAAGATGGGGCTGTGTCCGGGTCAGCTCGCCCGCAGGGTTTGCTCATCCCTGCTATTTCATGAATATTTACTTGTTCTCCACAAGAGAAATGTGGCCTGCAGTCATTTATCAAGAGGAAAGGCGGTGGGATTTGCTCTGGAAACTCAAAACAGAGCCTGTGGGGATGGAGCCAGGCCAGGTTTGCCGGCAGCACCGACAGCAGAGCGGTGCTGCTTCCCAAGCACTCAGATTCCTGCAGTAAAATCCATCCCTATGCTCTCACCCAAGGCAAACCTCCCAAGATTCCCCTTCAACAGGCTATGGGTGGAAAGGGGAATGATCCACTCATGTTTCAGCCAGGTATTGTGGGAGTCTGGCTGCTCAGCATCCCGCACCAGGATTCGCCGGCACCTCCATCACTTGAGGGCCTAAAACTCCATTTCTGCTCCCTAAACCCAGGCAGAAACCCACAGACATCATTTCTAAGTGACCAGAACggcctctcctccttcccccaaAACCAACCAGCTCACCCAGTACCCATCCAACACAAAAACAGTCCAGGGTGGTTTTCCGATGACTGAACATtatcccctctcccctcctcacTCTCCATGTGCCCCCAGCACATTTTCCTGGCCCCTGGCCactgtttaaacctgctctTGCTCCACAAAGACTTCAAATAAACACTCCTTGAGGCTTATTTACAGCAGTCCCCCAGCCGTTTGTTTTCCAGAAGTCCAGGATGACACGGAGCAGCTTTCCCCAGCGGGGAAAAGCCAGGGAAAGGTTTCAAGGCAATGGGAAAATCCCCTGTCCCATGCCCAACCTTCCCCTGCTATACAAGAGAACCTGCCAGCACATGAGCAGCACTAAATCCATCTTAAAAGGGAACAGCGGAGTGTAAAATTTGGGATTTGCCACTAAACACCAAAAAAGTGACAGTAAATGCCTTCTTTTCCCATTGCCTAATCATTTTCATGGGATTTTTTGCCACAGGGCACCTGGTTGGAGGTTGGCCTTTTCAACCAGCTCTGGCACTTCCACTCCACATTCAATATTTAAATGGGAAAACTAATCTCCAAAGAAACTGGGATCAGGGCAGCACTTCCACCTGAGCATCCAATCTCCTTCCATCATCTGGTGAGGAGCCCCATGGTTGGGCAGGGAAGACCACAGCTTTCCAGCATGGAAAGCCACCCTGACGGCTCTtcaaaacaacaggaaaaaacataAATCTGTCACTACAAAAGCCTGACCTTGGGTGACTGTATTTGCAATgatccctcccagctcccaagGACTTTTACCATCCAGGCTGATATCAATTTTCCAATTTTAGAGCTGATGAAATCAGGGCACAGGATATTATTTGCCCCCGAGGTCATCTATCAGAAGCAGTAGCAAAGCCCAAACCAGCTTGTTTTCCCCCAGTCCCAGCCTGCTCCATTTTACGGCTTTTAAAACAactgaggggggagaaaaaaaagagagagacacTCCACAACCTTCCAGCTTTCGTATTGCTGGGAAATCTCCAGCTCACAGGAAGCTTGGGATTTCCAGAATTTACATACTTCTCATCCCGGCACAAAAACAGCTCAGTAAGTTTCCCGGTGCCGATGGCTCGCATCCGAGCAATCCTCTGATTACCTGGATCTGATAGTCCTCCCCGATTCCTTCCAGCTTCTTCTTGTACTCGTAGATGGCTTCCTTCATGTCGTGCATCTCCGAGCAGGAGGCGATGGCCCCATCCACCTCGGGAGGAGCAAGCGGGAAATTGCTCCATGAGCCTTGGATCTGGGGGGAAACCCCATCCCTTCCTCCCAGACACCCCCCCAGAGGGTTCCCCAGCACCCCCTTACCTCCTCCACTATCTGCTGGCCTT
This window harbors:
- the PALD1 gene encoding paladin, with amino-acid sequence MMGTTASAAQQAVSASPLESRAPGDGSMEDQHSLSIHSFQTLGLHNSKAKSIITNKVAPVVITYNCREEFQIHDDLLKANYTVGRISEATLEHYLVQGKYFMVRDVYGKLDVLNTTGSCGAPNFRQAKGGYAVFGMGQPSLNGFKLVLQKLQREGHKECVFFCVREEPVVFLRLEGDFVSYTPRGKENLHENLQRLQRGARAESLELAIRKEIRDFAQLSEGVYYVYNNLERLRDEPHTVRVQGDEDIQVTDEVYRRPVFLQPSYRYHRLPLPTEGAPLEEQFDAFICFLRESPSLLLRDPGRPPPALLFGCQTGVGRTNLAMAMGTLVLHHHRGAAQKPDFPHLPKTSPRDRLRVIQTFVEMVPKGQQIVEEVDGAIASCSEMHDMKEAIYEYKKKLEGIGEDYQIQGSSTKEYFLQRTLQSLERYFYLIAFNYYLHEQFPLGFALSFSRWMCRHPELYRLQAGMDCSELTVSAELVTKGARVLVADERFCPDVLSTAKEMSVANFRRVPKMPVYGTAQPSSKALGSVLQYLTDAKRKHSHIVWISLREEAVLEGNEQIYTLREPGLLEELIPVPAASPQQLEKLEATLKGDLLKCQKWLEVYLEAEKQMKMFKSCLTTQEIFSQQKNSCQGLTYCRIPIPDFCAPKEQDFDRLLEAMKSALAKDSRAAFVFNCSSGRGRTTTAMVIAVLTLWHFNGIPEMSEEEIVSVPDAKYTKGEFEVVMKVVQLLPDGHRMKKEVDMALDTVSETMTPMHYHLREIIICTYRQGRSGKDERETRTLRLRSLQYLERYIFLILFNAYLHLEKKDSWQRPFSLWMREVAAVAGVYEVLNQLGFPELEGSEGSGLGTLRGRWRAQAAAARPFRGDFV